From one Lycium ferocissimum isolate CSIRO_LF1 chromosome 7, AGI_CSIRO_Lferr_CH_V1, whole genome shotgun sequence genomic stretch:
- the LOC132061855 gene encoding uncharacterized protein LOC132061855 isoform X7 produces MSFLKLGYAIATMVLEGISVGCETWEEVAVIIAEINSVKMLNPFNKQVVLRTRVYSDGGKPKIHQPSLSFQLDMSRLKQDATLFVKASVQPLHITCDLECVKNIMTLSSLLEHSCSLQDRILSSINRIQNMNARLQTKIEHVLSNRKTVTWDVHILGITILVPGGDANSDMPKMFGQVLEAGELTFGSKGDRDTLLASPHCTSNVVLGYQLQDLYDHFEINISDLEVKLLTSNSSRTVPLLEKLSTNINLTLCIIADESELKNYEVDIEVSSVLVHFSLSIYEAIMELIADFDILRLSSDSLPPTTVNGSVISAVSWFSIAANVKSVGFLIDFESDVENESSLMLLLLILNVRCRFDGKESLEGRASVKEINIHDYGGKSEGKSLIFCSSQSLSGSMYQDYNDVRIGPQSGDSDKRSSTNDLCLVVHYKTCGNSGFIGHECKLSFSGLDIHCHRFIIGVLVGFIDKLSKIRPSLRVADNPVVNDKNCAPTFVSSLQNFGFSNFFETSFSEWATASLDQFPFTTLKDTGSFLNLGGFSNDNTPEWRKVLNLRDWKARNPKDDIEDRSNGQLPSSVDSSFQIYDAKKAYFIDLELSSCRVHFHESSYIIGTLLFPSVKSAMCICADYLDVLCSAEGLVLSSLQWTQMVQDFLWGPLKSTSPPTLKLRVRKESVKSPLKMSFNIQHVSCVLPPEFLAVIIGYFTLPDLSSSPDELPMTESSDCNTSKDNVCISFMFEILDSNLFIPTESSVSQFLKLDIQRLYSSFTQNGEAKFVLKDIPTECLVTEDEIAHRNDCLNLFGYDLSLSLMLLEEEAAKLSGSSYGPTWTNIILIAPLNADVWVRLPSQCECCDVVSCYPSCIMTIVKDCQLNAEGASLVIGCEAMMDVIDQFSMVTKQAEAFKSDTLQFFLNREGKEEKDTSPPQASLENFMIIRASVRSMSIKLRQSKGESVASDLIGEANMQFLCSASLKNDELLRLKISFSYLQIFSSLNSVLLAECCSTSGSPVIVITFSLSDQGENILSVSMSLLDVWIHLSDWVAIINVLQSSSMKQPKTLMMNSLSNNMAYVPVDQLRDGENDGHHNSRPCPNILSSEVNVRHNSGIHSVELETIVVRIHVPAWVGEDAFNTSEVKQGDKHMNDLRNTIYGNRHGFFTLGFQARNSELFNLGTIMKLKLDLDKTWGRVELVKDDNTRSWPLFELFQVNLNAAICTSCIEHIHGKVDLQCHCLDVWLSDHILYFWQFVDFEGPASGPSQFSFSQVNFDIQLRKFSLLLADGKWSSSGPLLELLMTNLLLHSNVAGNEMEGLVKCDVQVNYNNIDKVSWEPFLEPLEIQLSIRRHDDSSLLSSDVTSNLHIKSTTQLNLNLTESLIEVVSRTIEMIKNAGDLVQMTAHSEIPSFLNPQKSENLDAGSSPPYILQNLTSLPLEFHVYQQRQSGYGLEVCSMKSGKYLQPGSSIPVYVSESLEDQILRYRPAQSCEQLGDKKSVEPSHHYIIVQLEGTSLPSAPISMDLVGLRYFEVDFSISSRKSDVDSTKNVPNSSINDGKNNKTEEKSGYIVPVVIDVSIHRYTKMVRLYSTVIVSNATSVPLEVRFDIPFGVSPKVLDPVYPGQQFPLPLHLAEAGRVRWRPLGNSYLWSEAHSIPNILSNENRISFLRSFVCYPSHPSSDPFRCCISVHDWCLPSAVSPEKGFSLSNNILTQPFKPHNNVTYTVKPEKRNVHQLTLSSPLVLKNYLPETVSMTIENAGVCRTAAVSEVETSFFHVDSSHDLTITFEMHGYKPSAVKFPRAETFGEIAKFSGTRFSLSETITFDPQSSDGPLCVEIEKVMDAFCGAREICISVPFLLFNCTGFPLVVSESVNWTKGHFSVITSYYDVDEQDLVLHKKEGLGILSSNQYMDTAANSNSLPVAPLNNYLVTKSHDSKFSQAESIDFDNSTNFHRGSQKHDMYASKASLHKSRSYTSSQSSLKSCGLTEGDAWKVNCQMYSPNPSSSSSEIMVRLCRYLPNSLMDDIPNDSWSSAFALVPPTGSSSVTVPQPSRKSGYVISVGAVAAPFLGRTRIITFQPRYVISNACNKDLYYKQKGTDDIFTLESGRHSHIQWTDTSRELLVSIQFAEPGWQWSGCFLPEHLGDTQVKMRNFLSGAVNMICVEVQTADVSIRDDKIVGSPHGQSGTNLILVSEDDTGFMPYRIDNFSQERLRVYQQRCETFETMVHSYTSCPYAWDEPCYPHRLTIEAPGERVIGSYALDDVKDYAPVYLPATPEKPQRTLIVSVHSEGAVKILSIIDSSYHVLSGLKSPHIYQSKDKKNQIAKHENSADCKERILVDIPYVGISLISSMPEELFFACARDITVDFTQSVDQQRFSLQVTSLQIDNQLTCTPYPVILSFDVSKATSGIRAESASESSQEPVLSLVVTKWKNRYLSLVSFEHISLRLADFHLELDQDVILSLFDFIKTLSSRLQSRVSQHSNSTDHPLFDGVFIMNTSDSIDWAPKKSNVNECYAVNIPVFPENSNRTSLLPSIVPIGAPWQQIHLLAKKQKKIYVELFDVAPVKLTLSFSSSPWLLRNGVLTSGESLIHRGLMALADIEGAQIHLKQVILSHQLASWESVQEILIEHYTRQFLHETYKVFGSAGVIGNPMGFARSMGLGLKDFLSAPVQSVFQTRAGFIKGVAQGTSSLLSNTVYALSDAATQFSKAAHKGIVAFTFDDQAVRNMERHQKGISSHSKGVINEFLEGLTGLLQSPIKGAERHGLPGVLSGIALGVTGLVARPAASILDITGKTAQSIRNRSKLHNRGSHRFRVRLPRHLSRELPIRPYSWEEAIGVSVLRESEDHVKLIDEILVICKALRHEGKFVVLTERLILIVSCSSIVKYRMPEFQGVPANPEWLVETEIGMDSVIHADNDNDEVHIVGSSSDALLRQNQISHKRSWGTRGKKWNNNPRTSLPLLQTNLVFVSKDEAEDFLQVLLSTIDKAKERGRSSVHLLHQSNLRQP; encoded by the exons GTATATTCTGATGGAGGCAAGCCCAAAATTCATCAACCTTCTCTAAGTTTCCAACTTGACATGTCGCGTCTAAAACAGGATGCTACTTTATTTGTAAAG GCCTCGGTCCAGCCACTTCACATAACTTGCGATTTAGAATGTGTCAAGAATATTATGACTCTCTCTTCCCTTTTGGAACACTCTTGTTCTCTGCAGGACAGG ATTCTGTCATCCATTAACAGAATTCAAAATATGAATGCACGACTTCAGACTAAAATTGA GCATGTCTTATCAAATCGCAAGACTGTTACATGGGATGTCCATATATTGGGGATTACCATCCTTGTTCCTGGTGGAGATGCAAATTCTGATATGCCGAAAATG TTTGGGCAGGTACTGGAAGCAGGGGAATTAACCTTTGGATCAAAAGGTGACAGAGATACTTTATTAGCATCGCCTCATTGCACTAGTAATGTTGTCTTGGGTTATCAACTTCAAGATCTCTATGATCACTTCGAGATTAACATTAGTGATCTTGAG GTAAAACTTTTGACCTCAAATTCCTCTAGAACTGTCCCCCTTCTGGAGAAACTTAGTACCAATATCAACTTGACATTGTGCATTATTGCTGATGAATCAGAGTTGAAAAATTATGAG GTTGACATAGAGGTTTCATCAGTTCTTGTTCACTTTTCACTGTCAATATACGAGGCAATTATGGAGCTAATTGCGGATTTTGATATATTGCGTTTATCATCAGACTCCTTGCCCCCAACTACAGTTAATGGAAGCGTGATATCTGCTGTTTCTTGGTTCTCCATTGCTGCAAATGTGAAATCTGTTGGTTTCTTGATCGACTTTGAAAGTGATGTAGAAAATGAATCCAGTCTCATGCTTTTGCTTCTGATATTAAATGTCCG TTGCAGGTTTGATGGGAAAGAGTCCTTGGAGGGAAGGGCCTCAGTGAAGGAAATAAATATCCATGATTATGGTGGTAAAAGTGAAGGGAAAAGCCTTATCTTTTGCTCATCTCAGAGCTTGTCTGGATCTATGTATCAGGATTATAATGATGTCAGAATTGGTCCTCAAAGTGGGGATTCTGATAAGAGAAGTAGTACCAACGATCTGTGCCTTGTGGTCCATTACAAAACCTGTGGGAATTCAGGATTCATAGGTCATGAATGTAAATTAAGTTTTAGTGGGCTTGATATTCACTGCCACCGTTTTATAATTGGAGTTTTGGTAGGATTTATTGATAAATTATCTAAAATCAGACCTTCTCTTCGAGTAGCGGACAACCCTGTAGTGAATGACAAGAATTGTGCTCCTACTTTTGTTTCGTCGCTTCAAAATTTTGGTTTTTCCAACTTCTTTGAAACCTCCTTTTCTGAATGGGCAACTGCTTCATTGGATCAGTTCCCTTTCACCACCCTAAAAGATACTGGCTCTTTTCTTAATCTTGGAGGTTTCTCAAACGATAATACCCCTGAGTGGAGGAAGGTTCTCAATTTAAGAGACTGGAAGGCCAGAAATCCTAAGGACGACATAGAGGATAGATCTAATGGTCAGCTTCCATCTTCTGTtgattcttcttttcaaatttatGATGCTAAAAAGGCGTATTTCATTGACTTGGAGCTCAGCAGCTGTAGAGTTCATTTTCATGAATCCTCTTACATAATTGGAACTCTTCTGTTTCCAAGTGTCAAGTCTGCAATGTGTATTTGTGCCGACTATCTGGATGTACTTTGCTCTGCTGAGGGGTTGGTTCTTTCTTCTTTACAATGGACTCAAATGGTGCAGGATTTCCTTTGGGGTCCCTTGAAATCCACTTCCCCTCCAACTTTAAAGTTGCGTGTCAGGAAAGAAAGTGTAAAGTCACCGTTGAAAATGAGTTTCAATATCCAGCATGTGTCTTGTGTTTTACCGCCCGAGTTCCTTGCAGTTATTATTGGTTATTTTACCTTACCTGATTTGAGCTCTAGTCCAGATGAATTGCCTATGACAGAAAGTTCCGACTGTAATACTTCAAAAGATAATGTGTGTATTTCATTTATGTTTGAGATACTGGACTCCAACTTATTTATACCAACTGAGAGCAGCGTATCTCAATTTCTGAAGCTTGATATACAGCGGCTATACTCTAGTTTCACACAAAATGGTGAAGCAAAGTTTGTGCTGAAGGATATTCCTACGGAGTGCTTGGTTACAGAAGATGAAATTGCTCACAGAAATGATTGTTTAAACTTATTTGGATATGACTTATCTCTATCATTGATGCTATTGGAAGAAGAAGCAGCTAAGTTGTCAGGTTCTTCTTATGGCCCCACTTGGACAAATATCATCTTGATTGCGCCGCTTAATGCTGATGTATGGGTGAGATTACCATCCCAATGTGAATGTTGTGATGTTGTATCCTGTTATCCAAGTTGCATCATGACAATAGTCAAGGATTGTCAACTCAATGCTGAAG GTGCATCACTCGTGATTGGGTGTGAAGCAATGATGGATGTCATAGATCAGTTTTCCATGGTTACTAAACAAGCCGAAGCATTCAAATCTGATACCTTACAGTTTTTTCTAAACAGGGAgggaaaagaggaaaaagacaCATCTCCACCTCAAGCCTCTCTTGAAAATTTCATGATAATCCGAGCGTCTGTGAGGTCAATGTCCATAAAATTGCGACAATCGAAAGGAGAATCAGTTGCTTCTGACCTCATTGGGGAGGCTAACATGCAGTTTCTGTGTTCTGCCTCTTTGAAAAATGATGAACTCTTACGGCTGAAGATCTCCTTCTCTTATCTACAGATATTCTCGTCACTTAACTCTGTTTTGCTTGCTGAATGCTGTTCTACCTCTGGCTCACCAGTTATTGTGATAACCTTTTCATTGTCTGATCAGGGtgaaaatattctttctgtcTCTATGTCTTTGCTAGATGTTTGGATACATTTGTCTGACTGGGTTGCAATCATCAATGTACTACAGTCTTCCTCTATGAAACAACCCAAGACCCTAATGATGAACTCATTATCAAACAATATGGCATATGTCCCTGTTGATCAACTCAGGGATGGTGAAAATGATGGGCATCATAATTCCCGTCCATGTCCTAATATTTTGTCTTCTGAAGTAAATGTGAGGCATAATTCTGGAATTCACTctgttgagttggaaactatTGTTGTCCGAATTCATGTTCCTGCTTGGGTTGGAGAAGATGCTTTTAATACATCGGAGGTGAAGCAGGGTGACAAGCACATGAATGATTTACGAAACACGATTTATGGAAATCGGCATGGCTTTTTCACTCTTGGCTTTCAAGCTAGGAATAGTGAACTGTTTAACTTGGGGACCATTATGAAACTGAAACTTGATCTAGATAAAACCTGGGGTAGAGTGGAGCTAGTAAAGGATGATAACACACGCTCATGGCCCTTGTTTGAACTATTTCAAGTGAACCTTAATGCTGCAATATGCACTAGTTGCATTGAGCATATCCATGGGAAGGTGGATCTTCAATGTCATTGTCTGGATGTATGGCTGTCAGATCACATTCTTTATTTCTGGCAGTTTGTGGATTTTGAAGGTCCAGCATCTGGGCCTTCTCAATTTAGTTTCAGTCAAGTGAACTTTGATATCCAACTTAGAAAGTTCTCTCTTCTCTTGGCTGATGGAAAG TGGAGTTCAAGTGGACCTTTGCTGGAGTTACTCATGACAAACTTGCTTCTTCACTCAAATGTAGCTGGAAACGAAATGGAGGGTTTGGTGAAGTGTGACGTCCAAGTGAACTATAACAACATTGACAAG GTCTCGTGGGAGCCTTTCCTAGAGCCCTTGGAAATCCAGCTAAGCATAAGAAGGCATGATGACAGTTCCCTTCTGAGTAGTGACGTTACTAGCAATCTTCATATCAAATCAACAACTCAGCTTAACTTGAatcttaccgagtcccttattgaG gttgtttctaggacAATCGAGATGATTAAAAATGCAGGGGATCTGGTGCAGATGACTGCTCATTCTGAGATCCCATCATTCTTAAATCCTCAGAAAAGTGAAAATCTGGATGCCGGGAGTTCTCCTCCTTATATACTGCAAAATTTGACTTCGTTGCCTTTAGAATTTCATGTCTATCAACAGCGGCAGAGTGGTTATGGCTTAGAAGTATGCTCCATGAAAAGTGGAAAGTATTTACAACCAGGATCTTCTATTCCAGTTTATGTTAGTGAAAGTCTTGAGGATCAAATTTTACGCTATAGGCCGGCCCAATCCTGTGAACAACTTGGTGACAAAAAATCGGTGGAGCCATCACATCATTATATCATTGTTCAACTTGAGGGAACGTCGCTTCCTTCTGCTCCTATTTCAATGGATCTTGTTGGGCTTAGATACTTCGAAGTCGATTTTTCCATATCATCGAGAAAGTCCGATGTTGATTCAACCAAAAATGTTCCAAACAGTAGTATAAACGACGGGAAGAACAACAAAACAGAAGAAAAAAGTGGCTATATCGTTCCTGTAGTGATTGATGTGTCCATACATAGGTACACGAAGATGGTGCGATTGTACTCAACG GTAATAGTATCAAATGCAACTTCTGTGCCTCTTGAAGTACGGTTTGACATTCCATTTGGTGTTTCTCCAAAG GTTCTTGACCCTGTTTATCCTGGTCAACAGTTTCCTCTTCCATTACATTTGGCTGAAGCTGGCCGAGTGAGATGGCGTCCTCTCGGTAATTCTTACTTGTGGAGTGAAGCCCACAGTATTCCAAATATTCTTTCGAATGAAAATAGAATCAGCTTTTTACGCTCCTTTGTCTGCTATCCATCTCATCCGAGCAGTGACCCTTTTCGCTGCTGCATATCTGTGCATGATTGGTGCTTACCGTCAGCTGTGTCACCAGAAAAAGGCTTTTCTTTGTCCAACAATATTCTAACACAGCCTTTTAAACCTCATAATAATGTAACTTACACGGTTAAGCCCGAGAAGAGGAATGTGCATCAGTTGACTTTAAGCAGTCCATTAGTATTGAAGAACTATCTTCCAGAGACGGTATCTATGACAATAGAAAATGCTGGTGTTTGTCGTACCGCAGCTGTGTCAGAG GTTGAAACTTCCTTCTTCCATGTTGATTCTTCACATGACCTCACAATAACTTTCGAGATGCATGGATATAAACCTTCAGCTGTGAAATTTCCACGTGCTGAAACTTTTGGTGAAATAGCCAAGTTCAGCGGAACAAGGTTCTCTTTGTCAGAGACTATTACTTTTGACCCTCAATCATCAGATG GTCCTCTGTGTGTTGAAATAGAGAAGGTGATGGATGCATTTTGTGGAGCTCGTGAAATATGCATTTCGGTTCCATTTTTGCTATTCAATTGCACTGGTTTCCCCCTTGTTGTCTCTGAATCCGTTAATTGGACAAAAGGGCATTTTAGTGTTATTACTTCTTACTATGATGTGGACGAGCAGGACCTAGTTCTCCACAAGAAAGAAGGTCTGGGCATTTTATCTTCTAATCAATATATGGATACAGCTGCAAATAGCAATAGCCTGCCGGTAGCTCCCTTGAACAATTACCTTGTTACAAAGTCACATGACAGTAAGTTCTCTCAGGCGGAATCGATTGATTTTGATAATTCAACAAATTTTCACCGGGGTTCACAGAAGCATGATATGTATGCTTCAAAAGCATCGCTTCACAAGAGTAGGTCTTATACAAGCAGTCAATCCAGCTTAAAGTCCTGTGGGTTAACAGAAGGTGATGCTTGGAAGGTCAATTGCCAGATGTATTCACCTAACCCAAGTTCATCTTCTAGTGAAATTATGGTCAGACTGTGTAGATATCTACCAAATTCTCTGATGGATGACATTCCTAATGATTCTTGGTCTAGTGCTTTTGCACTTGTGCCACCTACCGGTTCTAGCAGTGTAACGGTCCCACAACCATCCAGGAAATCTGGTTATGTAATTTCTGTTGGTGCTGTTGCAGCTCCATTTTTGGGTAGGACAAGAATTATTACCTTTCAGCCGAG ATACGTAATCAGTAATGCATGCAATAAGGATTTGTATTACAAGCAGAAAGGAACAGATGATATTTTCACGTTGGAATCTGGAAGGCATTCTCATATTCAGTGGACAGATACATCGAG GGAGTTGCTAGTCTCTATTCAATTTGCTGAACCTGGATGGCAATGGTCCGGTTGCTTTTTGCCAGAACATCTAGGCGATACTCAGGTGAAAATGCGGAATTTTCTCTCTGGTGCCGTGAACATGATATGTGTGGAAGTTCAGACTGCTGATGTCTCAATTAGAGATGATAAAATCGTTGGCAGCCCTCATGGTCAGTCGGGAACAAACTTGATTCTTGTGTCAGAAGATGATACTGGCTTTATGCCATACCGTATTGACAATTTCTCCCAAGAG CGCCTACGTGTTTATCAACAAAGGTGTGAAACCTTTGAAACTATGGTCCATTCCTACACTTCTTGCCCTTATGCGTGGGATGAACCCTGCTATCCACATCGTCTCACTATTGAG GCTCCGGGTGAACGTGTTATAGGATCATATGCCCTAGATGACGTAAAAGACTATGCACCCGTATACCTACCTGCCACTCCTGAG AAGCCTCAAAGAACGCTGATTGTTTCTGTCCACTCTGAAGGGGCAGTCAAG ATTCTGAGCATCATTGATTCAAGTTACCATGTATTGAGTGGTTTGAAGAGTCCGCACATTTATCAGTCTAAAGATAAAAAGAACCAGATAGCGAAGCATGAAAATTCTGCTGACTGCAAAGAGAGAATATTGGTGGACATTCCCTATGTTGGCATATCTCTAATAAGCTCTATGCCAGAG GAACTATTTTTCGCTTGTGCAAGAGACATTACAGTTGATTTCACGCAGAGTGTAGATCAACAGAGATTCTCCTTACAAGTCACATCCTTGCAAATTGATAACCAGTTAACATGTACACCTTACCCTGTCATCTTGTCTTTTGATGTTAGTAAGGCTACTAGTGGAATTAGGGCAGAAAGTGCTTCGGAGAGTTCACAGGAACCGGTTCTTTCATTGGTGGTGACAAAGTGGAAGAATAGATATCTGTCACTTGTTTCCTTTGAGCACATAAGTCTAAG ATTGGCAGATTTTCATCTTGAACTTGATCAGGATGTAATCTTGAGTTTGTTTGATTTCATTAAAACTTTATCTTCAAGGTTGCAGAGCAGAGTATCACAACACTCTAATTCAACAGACCATCCTCTTTTTGATGGTGTTTTTATTATGAACACCTCTGACTCCATAGATTGGGCACCCAAGAAATCAAATGTGAATGAATGCTACGCAGTTAATATTCCTGTGTTTCCCGAAAACAGCAATAGGACCTCTTTGCTACCTTCGATAGTCCCTATTGGAGCCCCATGGCAACAGATTCACCTTCTAGCCAAAAAGCAGAAGAAGATTTATGTTGAGTTGTTTGATGTGGCACCAGTCAAGTTGACTTTaag TTTCTCCAGCAGTCCCTGGTTGCTTCGAAATGGAGTGCTAACATCTGGAGAATCTCTTATACAT AGGGGTCTTATGGCACTTGCTGATATAGAGGGAGCACAAATTCACCTTAAACAAGTAATCCTTTCACATCAGCTAGCTAGCTGGGAATCCGTTCAGGAGATACTTATCGAGCATTACACACGACAATTTCTTCATGAGACGTACAAG GTATTTGGTTCTGCAGGAGTTATCGGCAATCCTATGGGGTTTGCTAGGAGCATGGGTCTTGGCCTTAAAGATTTCTTGTCAGCTCCTGTACAAAGTGTTTTCCAG ACTCGTGCAGGGTTTATTAAAGGCGTGGCACAAGGGACCTCTAGTCTTTTGAGTAATACCGTCTATGCCTTAAGTGATGCTGCCACCCAATTCAGCAAAGCTGCGCATAAG GGTATCGTGGCATTTACTTTTGATGATCAGGCTGTCAGAAATATGGAAAGGCACCAGAAGGGAATTTCATCCCATAGCAAAGGGGTGATAAATGAATTTTTAGAG GGTTTGACTGGTCTATTGCAGTCACCTATTAAAGGGGCAGAGAGACATGGCCTTCCAGGAGTTCTCTCAG GCATAGCTCTTGGAGTGACAGGACTTGTGGCAAGACCAGCAGCCAGTATACTCGATATCACCGGCAAAACTGCACAAAGCATCAGAAATCGGAGCAAACTTCATAATCGGGGATCTCATCGCTTTAGGGTCCGATTGCCAAGGCATTTAAGTAGAGAACTTCCTATACGGCCTTACTCTTGGGAAGAAGCAATTGGAGTATCTGTACTTAGAGAGTCTGAAGACCATGTTAAGCTCATAGACGAAATATTAGTAATCTGTAAAGCTCTTAGACATGAAGGGAAGTTTGTTGTCCTCACTGAGAGGCTTATATTAATTGTCTCCTGCTCCAGTATAGTAAAATACAGAATGCCAGAGTTTCAAGGAGTGCCTGCTAACCCAGAGTGGTTGGTAGAAACCGAAATCGGGATGGATAGTGTAATTCATGCTGATAACGACAACGATGAGGTGCATATTGTGGGAAGTAGCTCAGATGCATTGTTAAGGCAGAACCAAATTTCACATAAAAGAAGCTGGGGAACTAGAGGAAAGAAATGGAACAACAATCCTCGCACATCGCTTCCGCTACTCCAGACCAATTTGGTTTTTGTATCGAAAGATGAGGCAGAGGACTTCCTGCAGGTGCTTCTATCTACAATTGACAAGGCAAAAGAGCGAGGTCGGAGCTCTGTGCATCTTCTTCATCAAAGTAATCTCAGGCAACCATAG